The proteins below come from a single Chitinophaga pinensis DSM 2588 genomic window:
- a CDS encoding TetR/AcrR family transcriptional regulator → MEAQDKKSRLKEEIRASILDAAFTLAKENGWEAVSMRKIATMIAHTAPVIYDYFQNKEAIMRELARAGFRLLATATTAAQQEQEQPEQQLQSMWMAYLHFAQTEKEYYQLMFGMGIPLSADNSSSPEIDIFAGLVQDVIRQTANGEIISTEEIARRYFLQWSVVHGLIGLGRIYKENTDAFNERVVLDMLRQTATVASAA, encoded by the coding sequence ATGGAAGCTCAAGATAAAAAATCGCGACTGAAAGAAGAGATCCGTGCCAGTATACTGGACGCTGCATTCACGCTGGCAAAAGAAAATGGCTGGGAAGCTGTCAGCATGAGGAAAATAGCTACAATGATCGCGCATACCGCGCCGGTTATATATGACTATTTTCAGAATAAAGAAGCCATTATGAGAGAACTCGCCCGCGCTGGCTTCAGATTATTGGCCACTGCTACCACCGCCGCACAGCAGGAACAGGAACAACCGGAACAGCAACTGCAATCAATGTGGATGGCTTACCTGCATTTTGCGCAAACCGAAAAGGAATATTACCAGCTGATGTTTGGGATGGGTATTCCACTGAGCGCAGACAATAGCTCTTCTCCGGAAATTGACATATTTGCCGGACTGGTACAGGACGTGATCAGACAAACGGCCAACGGAGAGATCATTTCTACAGAGGAAATTGCCCGCAGGTATTTCCTTCAGTGGTCAGTCGTACATGGTCTTATCGGACTGGGACGCATTTACAAAGAGAATACCGATGCATTCAACGAGAGAGTAGTGCTGGATATGCTCAGACAAACTGCAACCGTCGCCTCAGCCGCATAA
- a CDS encoding TetR/AcrR family transcriptional regulator: protein MKKSERTRQLIIEQAADIFNEKGVAGTSIDEVLQAAKVAKGCLYGHFQSKDELALASAAYLLDKVAARRMNILQQHKTSIDKLLAYAEMNANPLDNSFVHGGCPILNFGVDTDDTNQAIREKVHSVIKAANRNLVTIIKEGITAGELSPEINPEEFAIKLFATMEGAFLMSRVMGSPLPMKTAIRAMKKEIIAYSLI, encoded by the coding sequence ATGAAAAAGTCAGAAAGAACGAGGCAGTTGATAATAGAACAGGCTGCGGACATATTCAACGAAAAAGGCGTTGCAGGTACTTCTATTGATGAAGTGCTGCAAGCGGCTAAAGTGGCCAAAGGCTGTCTCTATGGACATTTTCAGAGTAAAGATGAACTGGCCCTCGCCAGCGCGGCATACCTGCTCGATAAGGTGGCTGCCCGCCGGATGAATATATTACAACAGCATAAAACATCCATAGACAAGCTACTGGCTTATGCTGAGATGAATGCCAATCCGCTGGATAACTCTTTTGTACACGGTGGCTGTCCCATTCTTAACTTTGGAGTGGACACAGATGATACCAATCAGGCCATCCGCGAAAAGGTACATTCAGTGATCAAAGCGGCTAACAGGAATCTGGTCACTATTATCAAAGAGGGTATTACAGCGGGGGAGTTATCTCCGGAGATCAATCCGGAAGAATTCGCTATCAAGCTCTTTGCTACGATGGAGGGCGCTTTCCTGATGTCCCGGGTGATGGGATCACCGCTACCCATGAAGACCGCAATCAGGGCAATGAAGAAAGAAATTATAGCATATAGTCTTATTTAA